Proteins from one Niallia circulans genomic window:
- a CDS encoding GNAT family N-acetyltransferase produces the protein MEIRQATINDLEKIMHIAAKTVKIMNEEGNDQWSDKYPAEKDFKADIENDALFVAIMDDKVVGSIAIDRLGGKNYDLIEWTLSDDNYYVIHRLMVNPEIRGGGIASKLLSFAEAFAKENDTFYLKTDTYAINEKAQNLFLKNGFNKAGELHFPGKERPFYCFDKAFK, from the coding sequence GTGGAAATTAGACAAGCAACGATAAATGACTTAGAAAAAATCATGCATATAGCAGCAAAAACAGTGAAGATAATGAATGAAGAGGGTAATGACCAATGGTCGGATAAATACCCTGCTGAAAAGGATTTTAAGGCAGATATTGAAAATGATGCTTTGTTCGTAGCAATCATGGACGATAAAGTAGTTGGATCCATTGCGATTGACCGTCTTGGCGGGAAGAATTATGACTTGATAGAATGGACATTGTCTGATGATAATTATTATGTTATTCACCGTCTTATGGTCAATCCAGAAATTCGTGGCGGAGGCATTGCAAGCAAGCTTCTATCCTTTGCCGAAGCCTTTGCTAAAGAAAATGATACATTTTACTTAAAAACAGACACTTATGCTATAAACGAAAAAGCGCAAAATCTTTTCTTGAAGAACGGCTTTAACAAGGCTGGGGAACTGCATTTTCCTGGAAAAGAGCGCCCATTCTACTGCTTTGACAAAGCCTTTAAATAA
- a CDS encoding Hsp20/alpha crystallin family protein, whose amino-acid sequence MSFENLEKIFQFHENPTNEKLWNNLFQDASQQAFFSNRNSIKSNNQFPPCDFYVKDGHYFIEVELPGIMSENIGIKCEGNELHIAGQYKTLHEEYAYYLKERQNRSFHKVITLPTTFIKEDISCELKYGILSVKIPQP is encoded by the coding sequence ATGTCTTTCGAAAATCTCGAAAAGATTTTTCAGTTTCACGAAAATCCAACAAATGAAAAGCTTTGGAATAATCTCTTTCAAGACGCAAGTCAGCAGGCTTTTTTCAGTAATCGGAATAGCATTAAAAGCAATAATCAATTTCCACCCTGTGACTTCTATGTAAAAGATGGCCATTACTTTATTGAAGTAGAGCTTCCTGGCATTATGTCAGAAAACATTGGGATAAAATGTGAAGGTAATGAACTCCATATAGCTGGTCAATACAAAACGCTGCACGAGGAATACGCTTATTATTTGAAGGAAAGACAAAACAGAAGCTTTCACAAAGTAATCACATTGCCAACTACTTTCATAAAAGAAGACATTTCATGTGAATTGAAATACGGAATACTTTCCGTTAAAATTCCTCAACCATAA